The following are encoded together in the Capsulimonas corticalis genome:
- a CDS encoding GspE/PulE family protein: MQKKSLGEVLVEKGVISQEQFRQAREVQKSAPGDLGNIIQDLGFASEREVTSARAASIGIDFYDFSRTPADPAALRAVPEHIVRRYNLFPVKRDSTTTPNKLTVAVSDLQSSEPGIQDLRLVTRCQVKAVLATKSDIENAINRAYSQGAKPLNGNGAGPTRTGNGQQISGLPDIIKNENSSVPAVPGAEAEAAPGSAGVPAVPEGESALAKAIGLDLGSMTGDLLDSDDENSVEKMSEEAPIIRIAHALVQEAIRQKASDIHIEPGQKGVRIRYRIDGVLNEQMTVPKHIQNQLIARFKIMADLNIAERRVPQDGRIPIKHEGKDFDLRVSCCPTFFGEKIVMRILDKTSVLLGLNKLGFSPDVQTRLEEMVSQPNGMVLTTGPTGSGKTTTLYSILNKINSSEKNIITIEDPVEYQLAGVSQVQINKKAGLTFAAGLRSFLRQDPDIIMVGEMRDLETCQIAVEASLTGHLVLSTLHTNDAPSAVMRLADMGIENYLIAATVIGIMAQRLCRKICSNCKAPYQVPASELVRFGLVVENANQMVTLYRGAGCEECRHKGYKGRIGLYELLQMNEEIAELVVRRAPVADLREAAKANGMKELREDGLIKILDGLTTPDEVMRVVFTAGF; encoded by the coding sequence ATGCAAAAAAAGAGCCTAGGTGAAGTGCTCGTCGAAAAAGGCGTGATTTCTCAGGAGCAGTTCCGGCAGGCGCGTGAAGTACAGAAGAGCGCGCCGGGCGACCTTGGGAATATCATTCAAGACCTCGGATTTGCGTCGGAGCGAGAAGTGACGAGCGCCCGCGCGGCGTCGATCGGCATCGATTTCTACGATTTCTCGCGGACGCCCGCCGATCCGGCGGCGCTGCGAGCGGTGCCCGAACATATCGTCCGCCGATACAATCTGTTTCCGGTCAAGCGCGATTCGACGACCACGCCTAACAAGCTGACAGTTGCGGTGAGCGATCTTCAATCGAGCGAACCAGGCATACAGGACCTGCGTTTGGTCACTCGTTGTCAGGTCAAAGCTGTTCTCGCGACCAAGAGCGACATTGAGAATGCGATCAATCGCGCTTATTCTCAGGGCGCCAAACCGCTGAACGGCAACGGCGCGGGGCCGACGCGCACCGGGAATGGTCAGCAGATCTCCGGTCTGCCGGACATCATTAAGAACGAGAACAGCAGCGTGCCCGCCGTTCCCGGCGCGGAGGCGGAAGCGGCGCCGGGCTCGGCCGGCGTTCCCGCCGTTCCCGAGGGTGAAAGCGCGCTGGCGAAGGCGATCGGCCTGGACCTGGGCAGCATGACGGGCGACCTGCTGGACTCGGATGACGAGAACAGCGTCGAAAAGATGTCGGAGGAAGCTCCGATCATCCGTATCGCACACGCGCTCGTTCAGGAGGCGATCCGGCAGAAAGCTTCGGATATCCATATCGAACCGGGACAAAAGGGCGTCCGCATCCGGTACCGCATCGACGGCGTTTTGAACGAACAGATGACGGTTCCCAAGCACATCCAGAACCAGCTGATCGCGCGCTTCAAGATCATGGCGGACCTGAATATCGCCGAGCGCCGCGTTCCGCAGGACGGACGTATCCCGATCAAGCATGAAGGCAAGGACTTCGACCTTCGCGTTTCCTGCTGCCCGACGTTCTTTGGCGAAAAGATCGTTATGCGTATTCTGGACAAGACGAGCGTTTTGCTGGGCCTCAATAAGCTCGGCTTCTCGCCCGATGTTCAGACCCGGCTGGAAGAAATGGTCTCACAGCCGAATGGAATGGTTCTGACGACGGGACCAACCGGATCCGGTAAGACGACGACCTTGTACTCCATTCTGAACAAGATCAACTCGTCCGAGAAGAATATCATTACCATCGAAGATCCGGTTGAGTACCAGCTTGCCGGCGTATCGCAGGTGCAGATCAACAAAAAGGCGGGTTTGACGTTCGCCGCCGGTCTGCGATCCTTCCTGCGCCAGGACCCGGATATCATCATGGTGGGAGAGATGCGCGACCTGGAAACCTGCCAGATCGCCGTCGAAGCGTCCCTGACCGGTCACCTGGTTTTGAGCACGCTGCACACCAATGACGCCCCTTCCGCCGTTATGCGACTTGCGGATATGGGCATTGAGAACTATTTGATCGCCGCGACCGTTATAGGCATTATGGCTCAGCGCCTTTGCCGAAAGATCTGTTCGAACTGCAAGGCTCCGTATCAGGTGCCGGCAAGCGAACTGGTCCGATTCGGCCTGGTCGTCGAGAACGCCAACCAGATGGTGACCCTCTACCGAGGCGCCGGATGCGAGGAGTGCCGCCATAAGGGCTATAAGGGACGAATTGGTCTCTATGAGCTTCTGCAGATGAATGAGGAGATCGCTGAGCTGGTGGTTCGCCGCGCTCCGGTCGCCGACCTTCGTGAGGCGGCCAAGGCGAATGGAATGAAGGAACTGCGCGAAGACGGCCTCATAAAGATTTTGGACGGCCTGACGACGCCGGATGAAGTAATGCGCGTTGTCTTTACCGCCGGTTTCTAA
- the mltG gene encoding endolytic transglycosylase MltG, whose translation MKSRSSRVSRVALFAVLIVVAAIAVLGAVLVETSLLSARSAAGGGHMAYIVIRSGMTEKEIGAELQQKHLVRRGLGFVLAARLDGLSGKMKSGRYQLSSAMTPQQMAALIALGKTAPAPLVVPEGFTVAQIAKRLAAHGDVDENEFLRLAQTNGRSFHVDGFTPPNNNLEGYLFPDTYDIPKGTGARDIIAMMLKEFSEKVIAPRRAEFPSDKVLQDTVTMASLVEREAEVDSDRPLVAAALSNRLKIGMRLQCDATVQYALPGHKTRLFYKDLRVESPYNTYLHAGLPPTPIANPGVSSIEAALHPAQADYLYYVARPDGRHIFTATLADHNRAVAQMRAARASQL comes from the coding sequence ATGAAATCTCGAAGTTCGCGCGTAAGCCGTGTGGCGCTTTTCGCGGTGTTGATCGTTGTGGCCGCCATCGCCGTGCTTGGCGCGGTTCTGGTGGAAACTTCTCTCCTAAGCGCCCGCTCGGCGGCGGGCGGCGGCCATATGGCGTACATCGTCATCCGGTCGGGAATGACGGAGAAGGAGATCGGCGCCGAACTTCAGCAGAAGCATCTCGTGCGGCGCGGTCTTGGCTTCGTGCTCGCGGCGCGTCTCGACGGCCTTTCCGGCAAGATGAAGTCCGGGCGCTACCAATTGTCGTCGGCGATGACTCCGCAGCAGATGGCCGCGCTGATCGCGCTCGGCAAGACCGCGCCGGCTCCGCTCGTCGTTCCCGAGGGCTTTACGGTCGCCCAGATCGCCAAAAGGCTGGCGGCGCACGGCGATGTGGACGAGAATGAGTTCCTGCGTCTCGCGCAAACCAACGGGCGCTCGTTTCACGTCGATGGGTTCACCCCGCCGAACAATAATCTCGAAGGTTATCTTTTCCCCGACACTTACGACATTCCGAAAGGGACCGGCGCGCGCGATATTATCGCAATGATGCTGAAGGAGTTTTCGGAGAAAGTCATCGCGCCGCGCCGCGCCGAATTCCCCTCCGATAAAGTATTGCAGGATACGGTTACCATGGCGTCGCTGGTGGAGCGCGAGGCGGAAGTGGACTCCGATCGGCCTCTGGTGGCCGCCGCGCTGAGCAATCGGCTGAAGATCGGAATGCGTCTTCAGTGCGACGCCACCGTGCAATATGCGCTGCCCGGACACAAAACGCGATTGTTCTACAAGGATTTGCGGGTAGAATCTCCGTATAATACTTATCTGCACGCCGGTCTACCGCCCACGCCCATCGCCAATCCCGGCGTTTCGAGCATTGAAGCGGCCCTGCATCCGGCGCAGGCGGACTATCTGTACTACGTCGCCCGTCCCGACGGCCGTCATATTTTTACGGCGACATTGGCGGACCACAATCGCGCCGTGGCGCAGATGCGCGCCGCGCGCGCATCTCAGCTTTAG
- a CDS encoding prepilin-type N-terminal cleavage/methylation domain-containing protein, with amino-acid sequence MKKSCRQTSQAFSLIELLVVIAIIALLAAIIFPVFNSAREKGRQATVISNLKAISKGIADYRLANRSAAPPVLFGYAVPAALTAANPTASGPPFAPMGSAYGIAKAAGLSNKYFPGLYPRYINDVSVFTDPNNTAAPDAVTQKTVNLIGTDGSLTPQSATFYTADAYDLNPKITGASATDDTNLIVRYQPAWVPLTGPGALSPGDYARQPIFPSPPGDTYITSSTYHVKNQNKVIVLFQSGNVKVLDASVFDDNGGNFWKLHR; translated from the coding sequence ATGAAAAAATCGTGTCGTCAAACTAGTCAAGCATTTTCTCTGATCGAGCTCCTCGTCGTGATAGCCATCATCGCGCTGCTCGCCGCCATTATCTTCCCGGTGTTTAACTCCGCGCGTGAGAAAGGGCGTCAGGCGACAGTGATCTCGAACCTGAAAGCAATCTCTAAAGGCATCGCCGATTATCGCCTCGCCAACCGGTCCGCCGCACCACCAGTCCTGTTTGGCTATGCCGTTCCCGCCGCGCTCACTGCCGCCAATCCAACGGCCTCTGGCCCTCCATTTGCTCCAATGGGTTCCGCTTATGGAATTGCGAAGGCGGCTGGTTTGTCGAACAAATATTTTCCCGGTCTGTATCCACGCTATATCAATGATGTTAGCGTCTTTACGGATCCAAACAACACAGCCGCTCCTGATGCTGTCACTCAAAAGACCGTGAATCTGATCGGGACAGATGGCTCTCTGACTCCGCAGTCAGCGACATTCTATACTGCTGACGCTTATGACCTTAATCCAAAAATCACCGGCGCCAGCGCGACCGATGATACAAATCTGATCGTGCGGTATCAGCCGGCTTGGGTTCCGTTAACTGGTCCTGGCGCGTTGTCCCCTGGAGACTACGCGCGGCAGCCGATTTTTCCGTCGCCTCCTGGCGACACTTATATTACCAGCTCGACCTATCACGTCAAGAATCAAAATAAAGTAATCGTGCTCTTCCAAAGCGGCAACGTGAAAGTTTTGGATGCGTCGGTTTTCGACGACAACGGCGGGAACTTTTGGAAACTCCATCGATGA
- a CDS encoding type IV pilus twitching motility protein PilT, translating into MSETIGGQGQQPPYNRQPGVPQPGAQQRGGYAPQPQNGGGGYAPPPGQQPPQQGGYAPPTQPGYSQGVPGMEQMAAPQVKKKPIDQIHLDELLEIIIDMGGSDLHIAAGIPPVVRANGALVPTMYENCTPMDVQQMMYAILTDEQIQKFESTWELDFSYALQKRARFRVNIYKDKGAVAASLRLIPTKIPSLQDLQLPAIVEKLTHTKRGLILVTGPTGSGKSTTLAAMINHINTSRSEHVITIEDPIEYLHSHKMSVINQRELGSDTKSFPNALRACLREDPDIILVGEMRDLDTMQLAISAAETGHLVFATLHTNSAATSVDRIVDGFPPGQQSQVRLQLSNNIQAIIAQQLIPRANGQGRVAVQEIMIATPAIRNLIREAKAHQITSAIQTSGNVGMITTDQALRDHYMRGNISYESATSRAHNLEELKKMLAIDASESGSGGSGPAGYQRPQR; encoded by the coding sequence ATGTCTGAGACGATCGGTGGTCAGGGACAACAGCCGCCCTATAACCGACAGCCCGGCGTTCCTCAGCCCGGAGCGCAGCAGCGTGGAGGCTATGCGCCTCAGCCGCAGAATGGGGGGGGAGGCTACGCGCCGCCGCCGGGGCAGCAGCCCCCGCAGCAGGGTGGTTACGCCCCGCCCACGCAGCCAGGATACAGCCAGGGCGTGCCCGGCATGGAGCAGATGGCCGCTCCGCAGGTGAAGAAAAAGCCGATCGATCAGATCCACCTGGACGAACTGCTGGAAATCATCATCGACATGGGCGGCTCCGACCTTCATATCGCCGCCGGCATTCCGCCCGTTGTCCGCGCCAACGGCGCGCTCGTGCCGACGATGTACGAGAACTGCACGCCCATGGACGTGCAGCAGATGATGTACGCGATCCTGACCGACGAACAGATCCAGAAGTTCGAAAGCACCTGGGAGCTGGACTTCTCCTACGCGCTCCAAAAGCGGGCCCGCTTCCGCGTCAATATCTACAAGGATAAGGGCGCCGTGGCCGCTTCCCTGCGTTTGATCCCGACCAAAATCCCGTCCCTGCAAGACTTGCAGCTTCCGGCGATCGTCGAGAAGCTCACCCACACCAAGCGCGGCTTGATCCTGGTGACCGGCCCGACCGGTTCTGGTAAGTCGACGACGCTGGCGGCGATGATCAACCATATCAACACGAGCCGGTCCGAGCACGTCATCACAATCGAGGACCCGATCGAGTACCTGCATTCTCATAAGATGTCAGTCATCAATCAGCGTGAGCTGGGGTCGGACACCAAGAGCTTCCCGAACGCGCTGCGCGCCTGTCTTCGTGAAGATCCCGATATCATCCTCGTCGGTGAAATGCGAGACCTCGACACGATGCAGCTCGCGATCTCCGCCGCGGAAACCGGTCACCTTGTCTTCGCGACCCTGCACACCAACTCCGCCGCGACCTCCGTCGACCGTATCGTCGACGGCTTCCCTCCGGGACAGCAGAGTCAGGTGCGCTTGCAGCTCTCGAACAACATTCAGGCGATCATCGCCCAGCAGCTGATCCCGCGCGCCAACGGCCAGGGACGCGTCGCCGTCCAGGAGATCATGATCGCCACTCCCGCGATCCGGAACCTGATCCGCGAGGCGAAGGCGCACCAGATTACCTCGGCGATCCAAACGTCGGGCAACGTCGGCATGATCACCACGGACCAGGCGCTGCGCGATCACTATATGCGCGGCAACATCTCTTACGAGTCGGCGACTTCGCGCGCGCACAACCTCGAAGAACTGAAGAAGATGCTGGCGATCGATGCGAGTGAAAGCGGTTCTGGCGGAAGCGGTCCTGCGGGATATCAGCGCCCTCAGCGTTAA
- the ruvX gene encoding Holliday junction resolvase RuvX — MRFVALDVGEVRIGVAVCDQLEIAAFPVCTLRRVGNLKRDVAALAAIIAEQEADAVVSGLPLSLDGEVGPQAQRVQGFVQALERACGLKTVYWDESMTSVDAHEVLIAQGVSRARRRELVDQMAAVLILDSYLEHRRRTSAPRDAIV, encoded by the coding sequence TTGCGATTTGTCGCCCTCGACGTAGGGGAAGTGCGTATTGGCGTGGCGGTCTGCGATCAGCTGGAGATCGCGGCGTTTCCGGTCTGCACGCTGCGCCGGGTAGGGAACCTGAAGCGGGACGTGGCCGCGCTGGCGGCGATCATCGCCGAGCAGGAGGCCGACGCCGTGGTGTCGGGGCTGCCGCTTTCTCTGGATGGCGAGGTCGGGCCGCAGGCCCAGCGTGTGCAGGGATTCGTGCAGGCGCTGGAGCGCGCGTGCGGCCTGAAGACCGTTTACTGGGATGAAAGCATGACCAGTGTCGACGCCCACGAGGTGCTGATCGCGCAGGGCGTATCCCGCGCGCGGCGCCGCGAGCTCGTCGATCAAATGGCGGCCGTATTGATTCTGGACAGCTATCTGGAGCATCGCCGGCGGACGTCGGCGCCGCGCGACGCCATCGTTTGA
- a CDS encoding YqeG family HAD IIIA-type phosphatase, whose translation MAKLMQLLTPTWVVESVKDVDPAALKARGITAIITDLDNTLVPWRHYDIAPGVIEWLAKLEVEGIKICIASNTLHMERLKQLADTMGIPFVDRVRKPHTGGFLRSMQAMGSDYGNTAVFGDQIFTDVLAGNRLGLKTILIRPPLSREEFFSTQMVRYVENYVIRKLREQGQWPAARKIAEVLEHMPDPATPQGRTIVASIVSLPALLLGGAALFAYTLWRRKQK comes from the coding sequence ATGGCCAAACTCATGCAGCTGCTGACTCCGACCTGGGTGGTGGAGTCGGTGAAAGATGTCGACCCCGCGGCGCTGAAAGCGCGCGGGATCACCGCGATTATTACCGATTTGGACAACACGCTCGTCCCCTGGCGCCATTACGATATCGCGCCCGGCGTGATCGAATGGCTGGCGAAGCTGGAGGTCGAAGGCATCAAGATCTGTATCGCCTCGAACACGCTGCATATGGAGCGCCTCAAGCAGCTTGCCGACACGATGGGGATCCCGTTTGTGGATCGCGTCCGAAAGCCCCATACCGGCGGCTTCCTGCGCTCCATGCAGGCGATGGGTTCGGATTACGGTAACACGGCCGTATTCGGCGATCAGATCTTCACGGATGTCCTCGCGGGCAACCGCCTGGGGCTGAAAACGATTTTGATTCGTCCGCCGCTGTCGCGCGAGGAGTTCTTCTCGACACAGATGGTGCGCTATGTGGAGAATTACGTCATCCGCAAGCTGCGCGAGCAGGGGCAGTGGCCGGCCGCGCGCAAGATCGCCGAAGTGCTGGAGCATATGCCCGATCCCGCGACGCCGCAGGGCCGCACGATTGTCGCGTCCATCGTCAGCCTTCCGGCGCTGCTGCTCGGCGGCGCCGCGCTGTTCGCATACACGCTCTGGCGGCGCAAACAAAAATGA
- the aroE gene encoding shikimate dehydrogenase codes for MTSQISGRTRVVGVWGHPVSHSLSPKMHNAALSVLGQDWVYVPYTVHPDRVAAAVESVRALDLVGVNVTVPLKELVLPHLDRVDEAAARIGSVNTIHNDNGVLTGYSTDGVGFISDLDRLGWPSANVTVALLGAGGSARALAYALAERGGHVVIANRTAERSEALAALVNRYFPESASVAPWGGAAGRPIDLMVNTTSLGMSPNTETAPALPESAFEGVGYVYDLIYKPAETRFLASAREAGCKTSNGLGMLVRQGAASLKIWLGSPVPSSALEAMELAVTTPA; via the coding sequence ATGACATCCCAGATCTCGGGCCGCACGCGCGTTGTCGGCGTGTGGGGCCATCCTGTCTCCCATTCGCTGTCGCCGAAGATGCATAACGCGGCCCTCTCCGTTTTGGGCCAAGATTGGGTATACGTTCCTTATACCGTGCATCCCGACCGGGTCGCCGCTGCGGTGGAATCCGTGCGCGCGCTGGATCTTGTCGGCGTAAACGTTACCGTGCCTTTGAAGGAATTGGTCCTTCCGCATCTCGATCGAGTCGATGAGGCGGCGGCGCGGATCGGCTCCGTGAATACGATCCATAACGATAACGGCGTTTTGACGGGATACAGCACGGACGGGGTAGGGTTCATCAGCGATCTGGATCGGCTGGGCTGGCCGTCCGCGAACGTGACGGTCGCGTTGCTGGGCGCGGGCGGTTCGGCCCGGGCGCTCGCTTATGCGCTGGCGGAGCGCGGGGGACATGTCGTAATCGCCAACCGAACGGCGGAGCGTTCCGAGGCGCTGGCGGCGCTGGTCAATCGCTATTTCCCGGAGTCGGCGTCCGTGGCGCCGTGGGGCGGGGCGGCGGGGCGGCCGATCGATCTGATGGTCAACACGACCTCGCTGGGAATGTCGCCCAATACCGAAACCGCGCCGGCGCTTCCCGAGAGCGCTTTCGAGGGCGTGGGTTACGTGTACGATTTGATTTATAAGCCCGCGGAGACGCGGTTTTTGGCGTCGGCTCGGGAAGCCGGCTGCAAGACGTCCAACGGATTGGGCATGCTGGTTCGGCAGGGCGCGGCCTCACTGAAGATCTGGCTTGGAAGCCCGGTCCCCTCGTCCGCGCTGGAGGCGATGGAACTCGCCGTGACCACGCCAGCGTAA
- a CDS encoding prepilin peptidase, which yields MSLWLWVAVAFLYGIAIGSFLNVVIWRLPRGGSVAKPTWSYCPRCENRLGTLDLFPVFSFLALRRRCRYCRSPISWRYPAIELLTGLLFAAVAWRFGGVPATIFYCLFTAAMICVFFIDLEHFIIPDGLNWFAALIGFAHNATAIYLHEPGQWGTIFGVRMPASIIGALGYSAIIYGIGLASYVVIVAMIDKNKSFFAAFWEYLRDNVLDWILIVAHYLSYVIPPLRRFVEPAPPTEGFTAEEIESDEEAGGMGGGDGKLAAAIGANLYLVAALQSALFAIFIGAIVGIVTIVQQRRKLGGRTAIPFGPAMVIGALVALFFGSDMVAWYVRNFLTFPGSPFSHTPGILW from the coding sequence GTGAGTCTCTGGTTGTGGGTGGCTGTCGCCTTCCTTTATGGTATCGCCATTGGCTCCTTTCTGAACGTCGTGATTTGGAGACTGCCGCGCGGCGGAAGCGTGGCAAAGCCGACCTGGTCCTACTGTCCCCGGTGCGAGAATCGCCTGGGGACACTGGATCTGTTCCCCGTATTTTCTTTCCTCGCGCTTCGCCGGCGCTGCCGATACTGCCGCTCGCCGATTTCATGGCGGTATCCCGCGATCGAACTACTCACCGGTCTGCTGTTCGCGGCGGTGGCGTGGCGGTTCGGCGGCGTTCCCGCAACCATTTTCTATTGTCTGTTCACAGCGGCGATGATCTGCGTGTTCTTCATTGACCTGGAGCACTTCATCATTCCCGACGGCTTGAACTGGTTCGCAGCCCTGATCGGTTTCGCGCACAACGCGACGGCGATTTATCTGCATGAGCCGGGACAGTGGGGGACGATCTTTGGCGTTCGTATGCCGGCGTCGATCATCGGCGCTCTGGGATACAGCGCGATCATCTATGGGATTGGGCTGGCGTCCTATGTCGTCATCGTCGCGATGATCGACAAGAACAAGAGCTTTTTCGCCGCATTCTGGGAATATCTCCGTGATAATGTGCTCGACTGGATCTTGATTGTCGCGCACTATCTCAGTTATGTGATCCCCCCGCTTCGCCGCTTCGTCGAACCCGCGCCGCCGACTGAAGGTTTCACCGCCGAGGAGATCGAATCCGATGAAGAGGCTGGGGGAATGGGCGGGGGCGACGGCAAGCTCGCGGCCGCCATCGGCGCGAATCTGTATCTTGTGGCGGCGCTTCAATCGGCGCTCTTCGCAATTTTCATTGGCGCTATTGTCGGAATCGTCACGATCGTGCAGCAGCGGCGCAAACTGGGCGGCCGAACGGCGATCCCGTTTGGTCCGGCGATGGTGATAGGCGCGCTGGTCGCGCTCTTCTTTGGTTCTGATATGGTGGCGTGGTACGTGCGCAACTTTTTGACCTTCCCTGGAAGCCCATTTTCGCATACTCCAGGGATTTTATGGTAG
- a CDS encoding type II secretion system F family protein, translated as MPTYAYSVRDAAGVLRNGTSEAENPDVLARRLREQGFVISEIKQSKAKRAGGGSFLDNLQKIKLTELSIMCRQFSTMVDAGVSLVRCLSVLGEQTANARLRRILLEIQKEVEAGQSLSRSMGKYPNVFNNLFIGLVRAGEVGGVLEETLQRLSTFLEKDVELRRKVKSALTYPTIVVIAAVGIVVGLCTFVVPKFIQLFKDLGVKEFPALTLGLMAFSNFLTGKWYWCIAIFVVSRIALTAFVKTKFGRYAFDRLMIKMPVFGPLNHKVALARFARTLGTLLVSGVPILQALETVSGTVSNVVMSDAIMEARARIREGDRIGDPLVKSKLFPPMVIHMISIGEESGSLDAMLGKIADFYEDEVDAALASLAAAIEPLLICFLGVAVLLIVLGMFMPMVSLIQNLSGSGDDDKGGGD; from the coding sequence ATGCCGACATATGCATATTCCGTCCGTGACGCCGCCGGCGTACTGCGAAACGGAACCTCGGAGGCGGAGAACCCCGATGTCCTCGCGAGGCGTCTGCGCGAGCAGGGCTTCGTTATCTCCGAGATCAAGCAGTCGAAGGCGAAGCGGGCCGGCGGCGGATCGTTTCTGGACAACCTCCAGAAGATCAAGCTGACCGAGCTCTCCATTATGTGCCGCCAGTTCTCGACGATGGTCGACGCCGGCGTTTCGCTGGTGCGCTGTCTGTCGGTTCTCGGCGAGCAGACCGCGAATGCGCGCCTGCGCCGAATTCTTCTGGAGATCCAGAAGGAAGTCGAAGCCGGCCAGTCGCTGTCGCGCAGCATGGGCAAGTATCCCAATGTCTTCAACAACCTCTTCATCGGACTTGTCCGCGCCGGAGAGGTAGGAGGCGTTCTGGAAGAAACCTTGCAGCGTCTCTCCACGTTCTTGGAAAAGGACGTCGAGCTGCGTCGCAAGGTCAAATCGGCGCTGACATATCCCACGATCGTCGTCATCGCCGCCGTCGGCATCGTCGTCGGTCTTTGTACGTTCGTTGTTCCGAAGTTTATCCAGCTCTTCAAAGACCTGGGCGTCAAGGAATTCCCGGCCCTTACTCTTGGCTTGATGGCGTTTTCCAACTTCCTGACAGGAAAATGGTACTGGTGTATCGCGATCTTCGTCGTGTCCAGGATTGCGCTTACGGCCTTCGTTAAGACGAAATTCGGCCGTTACGCCTTCGACCGTTTGATGATCAAGATGCCGGTCTTCGGTCCGCTCAACCATAAGGTCGCCCTGGCGCGCTTCGCGCGAACGCTGGGCACGCTTCTGGTCTCCGGCGTTCCGATTTTGCAGGCGCTGGAAACGGTCTCGGGCACGGTCTCAAATGTCGTCATGTCCGACGCCATTATGGAAGCGCGCGCGCGTATCCGTGAAGGAGACCGGATCGGTGATCCGCTGGTCAAGTCGAAGCTCTTCCCTCCCATGGTCATCCATATGATCTCCATCGGCGAGGAATCGGGTTCGCTCGACGCCATGCTGGGGAAGATCGCCGACTTTTACGAAGATGAAGTCGATGCGGCGCTGGCCTCGCTTGCCGCTGCGATCGAACCGCTGCTGATTTGTTTTCTCGGCGTCGCCGTTCTCTTGATTGTTCTGGGTATGTTCATGCCGATGGTCTCGCTGATCCAGAACCTGTCCGGCAGCGGCGATGACGACAAGGGCGGCGGCGATTAA
- a CDS encoding prepilin-type N-terminal cleavage/methylation domain-containing protein, whose protein sequence is MKQTAVKPKSNIAAGGFSLIELLVVIAIIALLAAIIFPVFATVRENGRQKTSLSNLHDISTKLEQYRLDHKTYPHSLFGEALPDTYPTIGATYAAMDKAYDVAQAADAANVANPVPGYQSAVDQYFDGLYPEYIRDVNAFTDGNNPNNDYTKVHSSDTIFLNTDGSIQTKTVAFYTSDAYDSSPLILGTNKTDPNTYVTRYSSSWTGITSDGSPATGLTAKSPSEQPADVYKRQLRWQNPPSSTYVASTSYHVPYANKVLVLWESGSAKAVDASVFLNAAGGSDSVATPTGAVSAANFWQIKP, encoded by the coding sequence ATGAAACAAACAGCAGTCAAACCGAAGTCAAATATCGCCGCCGGCGGGTTCTCATTGATTGAGCTTCTCGTCGTGATAGCCATCATCGCGCTGCTCGCCGCCATCATCTTCCCGGTGTTCGCGACGGTGCGTGAAAACGGCCGTCAGAAGACGTCGCTTTCGAATCTTCACGATATCTCCACTAAGCTTGAGCAATATCGTCTCGATCATAAGACGTACCCGCACAGCTTGTTCGGCGAAGCGCTGCCCGATACGTATCCGACCATTGGAGCGACCTATGCCGCAATGGACAAGGCTTACGATGTGGCGCAGGCGGCGGACGCGGCGAATGTGGCGAATCCCGTTCCTGGATATCAATCAGCCGTCGATCAATACTTCGACGGTCTATATCCGGAGTACATTCGTGATGTCAACGCGTTTACCGATGGCAACAATCCAAACAACGACTACACAAAGGTGCATAGTTCGGACACGATCTTTTTGAATACGGATGGCTCCATTCAGACCAAGACCGTTGCGTTTTACACCTCGGACGCCTACGACAGCAGCCCGCTAATCCTTGGGACGAATAAGACGGATCCAAATACATACGTGACACGATACAGCAGTTCCTGGACGGGGATTACCTCGGATGGCTCACCGGCTACTGGCTTGACGGCGAAAAGTCCCTCGGAGCAGCCGGCTGATGTTTACAAACGACAGCTGCGGTGGCAGAACCCGCCTTCGTCGACTTATGTGGCGTCTACCAGTTATCATGTCCCATATGCTAACAAGGTCCTGGTGCTGTGGGAAAGTGGCTCCGCAAAGGCCGTTGACGCCTCGGTGTTTTTGAACGCTGCTGGCGGCTCGGATTCCGTGGCGACGCCGACCGGTGCAGTGAGCGCCGCGAATTTTTGGCAAATCAAGCCGTAA